Within the Ochrobactrum vermis genome, the region GCTCAAGGCTAAGGCACATCGCGCCAAATTATGCATTAATTGCAAAGCATGTCGCTGGTACACATACGAGTTTCGGCGCGATAATATGTATTAAACCAGAATGAGGCATCAATGGCGGTAGCATTTACCTTTCCCGGACAGGGCAGCCAGGCGGTAGGCATGGGCAAGGCCCTGGCCGAACAGTTCGCGGAAGCGCGCGCCGTCTTCGACGAAGTGGACGCGGCACTTGGTGAAAAGCTGTCCGCCACCATGTTCGAAGGCCCGGAAGACGTACTGACGCTCACTGCCAATGCCCAGCCCGCGCTGATGGCCGTGTCGATGGCAGTCCTGCGCGTCATGGAAGCGCGCGGTTTCTCGCTGAAGGAAAAGGTTTCCTACGTGGCCGGTCATTCGCTGGGCGAATATTCCGCACTTTGCGCTGCGGGTACCTTCTCGCTTGCCGATACGGCGCGTCTCCTGCGTATTCGCGGCAATGCGATGCAGAAGGCGGTTCCGGTTGGCGAAGGCGCGATGGCTGCGATCATCGGCCTGGAGCACGGCGATGTGGAAGCGATCTGCGCCGAAGCCAAGGCTTCCGGCTCCGTTCAGATCGCCAATGATAATGGCGGCGGCCAGCTCGTCATTTCTGGTTCCAAGGCTGCAGTGGAGCTAGCAGCTTCGCTTGCTTCGGAAAAGGGCGCCAAACGCGCCATCATGCTGCCGGTTTCCGCGCCCTTCCATTCGACCCTGATGGCACCAGCTGCTGAAGCGATGCGTGAAGCGCTGGCCAGTGTCGAAAAGCACAATCCGGTTGTGCCGCTCATTGCCAATGTGCGTGCAGCGCCGGTGACCGACGCCAATGAAATCGCCGATCTGCTGGTCGAGCAGGTGACGGGTCAGGTGCGCTGGCGCGAAACCGTGGAATGGTTTGCCGCCAATGGCGTGACCTCGCTTTATGAAGTAGGTTCGGGCAAGGTTCTGACCGGTCTGGCGCGCCGCATCTCCAAGGATGTGTCCGGCGCTGCCGTTGGTTCGGCTGAAGAAATCGAAGCAGCGCTTGCAGCGCTGGTATAAAAGCTCATTAGCTACAAAGGATCCGATATGTTTGATCTGACTGGCCGCAAGGCTCTCGTAACCGGTGCGACCGGCGGTCTAGGTGAAGCGATTGCTCGCGCTCTCCATGCACAGGGCGCCATTGTCGGCCTGCACGGCACGCGCGAAGAAAAGCTGAAGGAACTGGCTGCCGAACTCGGTGATCGTACTTTCATCTTCCCGGCCAACCTGTCGGACCGCGAAGCCGTCAAGGCGCTCGGCCAGAAGGCGGAAGAGGAAATGGGCGGCGTTGACATTCTGGTCAATAATGCCGGTATTACCCGCGACGGCCTGTTCGTACGCATGAGCGATGAAGACTGGGATGCCGTTTTGAACGTCAACCTGACGTCCGTTTTCAACCTGACGCGTGAATTGACCCATCCGATGATGCGTCGCCGCAACGGCCGTATCATCAACATCACGTCCATCGTCGGCGTCACCGGCAACCCCGGTCAGGCGAATTACTGCGCGTCGAAGGCTGGCCTCATTGGCTTTTCCAAGTCGCTGGCGCAGGAAATCGCCAGCCGCAGCGTGACGGTCAACTGCATCGCTCCAGGCTTCATCGAATCGGCCATGACCGACAAGCTGAATGACAAGCAGAAGGAAGCGATCATGAGCAATATCCCCATGAGGCGCATGGGCATTGGTGCGGATATTGCTGCGGCTGTGGTCTATCTCGCCAGCGATCAGGCAGGCTACGTGACGGGCCAGACCCTGCACGTGAACGGCGGCATGGCTATGATCTAACCCTCCTTCTTCCCCGAATTATGGTATAAAATGCCTTAATACCGGGCTTGGAGAAGGAAAAGGCGCTTTGCCTTGCTCAAGAAGCATGGTAATGCGCCCATCGAGAATTGCTGCATTCTGAGTAGAAGTGCCGCGATCCTGTTCCGAAAGGAATATCCACAGGATGACTGTCCGAGCGGCTTCGCTCGAAACTTGGCAGACATCTTATAACTTGATTACAATCCTGCATGCCGCTAACCAAGGCAGAGCAACAAACACACAGGTCGAGGTTCCGACATGAGCGATACCGCAGAGCGCGTCAAGAAAATCGTTGTTGAACATCTGGGCGTAGATGCCGACAAGGTCACGGAAGGCGCAAGCTTCATCGATGACCTCGGCGCAGACAGCCTCGACACGGTCGAGCTGGTCATGGCGTTCGAAGAAGAATTCGGCGTTGAAATTCCTGACGACGCTGCCGAAACGATCCTTACGGTCGGCGACGCTGTGAAGTTCATCGACAAGGCTTCTGCCTAATCTGAACTTGGGCATTGGGCTGGGGTTCTCGCGAATCCCGGCCCTGCTTGTCTTTAATCGTCTCTTTCTCTTTCAAGGGAGGGGCGAGTTCGCAAGAAGGTTGCTCAGCAGCCTGATTGTGAATCTGTTTAAGCGCGGATCGAAGATCCCGTTTGATATGGCAGGCTCCGGTTTTAACAATTGGGGCACCATCCCTCTAAAGTCAGGCCCGGACATATGTTCTGCCGGTTAAAGCCTGCGGGACGGTGTTCGTGACATAACAGAGTTTTAAGGGGTGGATATGAGGCGTGTCGTCATCACCGGTCTTGGTCTGGTGTCGCCGCTTGCGAGCGGTGTCGAAGAGACCTGGAAGCGTCTTATTGCCGGTGAAAGCGGTGCTCGCCGCGTCACGGAATTTGAAGTCGATGATCTGGCTTGCCAGATCGCTTGCCGCATCCCCCTTGGTGATGGCACCAATGGCACCTTCAATCCCGACCTCCATATGGAGCCCAAGGAACAGCGCAAGGTTGATCCTTTCATCGTTTATGCCGTCGGCGCTGCCGATCAGGCGCTGGACGATGCCGACTGGCATCCCGAAAGCGACGAAGATCAGGTGCGCACCGGCGTTCTGATCGGTTCCGGTATTGGCGGTATCGAGGGTATTGTCGAGGCAGGCTACACGCTGCGCGATAAGGGGCCACGCCGTATCTCGCCGTTCTTTATTCCCGGCCGTCTGATCAATCTGGCTTCCGGCCATGTTTCCATCAAGCACAAGCTGCGCGGCCCGAACCATTCGGTCGTCACAGCATGCGCAACCGGCACTCATGCCATTGGCGACGCTGCCCGTCTGATCGCTTTCGGCGATGCCGATGTGATGGTTGCCGGTGGAACGGAATCGCCGGTCAGCCGCATTTCGCTGGCTGGTTTTGCCGCCTGCAAGGCGCTGTCCACTAAGCGTAACAATGACCCAACCGCAGCCTCCCGTCCTTATGACGAAGACCGTGACGGCTTCGTGATGGGTGAAGGTGCTGGCGTTGTGGTTCTGGAAGAACTGGAACACGCCGTGGCACGCGGCGCGAAGATCTACGCGGAAGTCATCGGCTACGGTCTTTCGGGCGACGCGTATCATATCACGGCTCCGACCGAGAGCGGCGAAGGTGCGGAGCGCTGCATGGTTGCGGCTCTCAAGCGCGCTGAAATCACGCCTGACCAGATCGACTACATCAATGCGCATGGCACTTCGACCATGGCCGACACCATCGAGCTCGGCGCTGTCGAGCGCGTGGTTGGCGATGCGGCTTCGAAGATTTCCATGTCCTCGACCAAGTCGTCCATAGGCCATCTTCTGGGTGCCGCCGGTGCTGCCGAAGCGATTTTCTCGACGCTGGCGATCCGCGACAATGTTGCGCCTGCAACGCTCAATCTCGACAACCCGGCTGTCACGACCAAGATCGATCTGGTGCCGCACAAGGCACGTGAACGCAAGATCGACATTGCTCTGTCGAACTCCTTCGGATTTGGTGGAACCAATGCTTCGCTGGTCCTGCGCCGATACTCCTGATCTGTATCGTCGAAAATGGAATATCGAATCTAAAAAACGCGGGGATTTCTCCGCGTTTTTGCCAAAATATAACCCGATGCGATGTTTAAAATCGTGAACAGCGGTTAGTGTGGTTACGACTCCGAAGAGTTTTATTCGCTCTGACGAAGAACAGATGCAAAAGCCGTTCCAGGCGGGCATTCGGCACAATGTGTCGGGACGTTCGCCAAAATAGACAGATAGAGCCTTTCTGATAGTTTTGTTTAGCTATCGAAATGCTCTGGACCGAGGTGATTGAGTGAGTTCAGAGGCGCCATCCGGAACACCCCCTGCAGACGAGCAGCCCAAGGGCGTAGCGCAGGAAACGAACGCGACTTCCAAGCCGTTCGTGCCGAAATCCGCGTCTGAAGCCCTGCGCCCGGAGCCGGGAACGCCGCCGCCGCGCAAGCGCTCGCGCCATGCACGCAGCCAGGTCGTCGTTTTCATGAACTTCATGCTGTCGCTGGTCGTGCTGGTTCTGCTCGGTGCGTCCGCCTTGTTCTATTTCGGCAAGATGCAGTTCGACGCGCAAGGTCCGCTCACTGCTGAAACGACATTTCTCGTCAAACGCGGTGCCGGGATCGCCGAAGTCTCCAACAGTCTTGAAAACCGTGAGATTGTCAGCGATGCGCGCATCTTCCGCTATGGTATGCGGACGCTCGGACACGAAAATGATCTGAAGGCGGGCGAATATGCCATTCCTGCCGGCGCTACGATGCGCGATGTGATGAATATTCTCATCAGCGGCAAGTCCATCATGTATCCGCTGACCATTCCGGAAGGCCTCACGGTCAAGCAGATTTTTGACCGTATCTCGACTGATCCAACTCTGGTTGGCGATATGCCGAAGGATATGCCGCCGGAAGGTGCGCTCTTCACCGATACGCTGAATTTCACGCGCGGCACGACGCGGGCGGAAATCATCGACCGAATGATTACTTCCCAGAAAAAGCTCGTGGATGATGCTTGGGCGAAACGCGGTCCAGACCTGCCGATCAAGGACAAGAACGAGTTCGTGACGCTGGCTTCCATTGTGGAAAAGGAAACGGGAATCGCATCTGAGCGCCCGCATGTCGCTTCGGTCTTCGTCAATCGTTTGAAGAAGGGCATGCGCATTCAGTCCGATCCGACCATTATTTATGGCCTGTTCGGTGGTGCCGGCAAACCTTCTGACCGCCCCATCTTCAAGTCGGACATCGAAAAGCCAACCCCTTACAACACCTATGTGATCAACGGTTTGCCGCCGACGCCGATTGCCAATCCGGGCAAGGCAGCACTCGAAGCTGTCGCCAATCCGCTGGATACGGAAGATCTTTACTTCGTTGCCGACGGTACGGGCGGTCACGTATTCTCGAAGACACTGCAGGAACACAACGCCAATGTCCGCAAGTGGCGTTCTGTGGAACAGCAGAAGAATATAGAGCAGCAGAACAATAGCGGCAGCAATGCAAATCAGAGTTCGGGCCAGAGTTCCGGACAGTAGCACACCGCACGACTTGGTGGGCTTGAGAACGTGTAACCGAAGCCGGTAGTACTCCCGGCTTCGGCTTGGTTTTTTAGAGTGAGTTCGCACCTTCGCGGGCACGAGTTGAGGGGATGGAACGCATGGCGCTCCAAAGCATGACCGGATTTGCACGCCATGCCGTGCAACATGCCATGGAAGGCGGAGAAGCGCGCATCGTCTGGGAAGTGCGTTCCGTCAATGGCAAGGGACTCGACCTTCGGCTGCGTCTGCCGCAAGGGCTTGAAGCGGCCGAACATCCGGTCCGTTCGATGCTCGCGCGTCATTTTTCGCGCGGTAATTTTCAGGCAAGTCTCAACGTCGAGCGCAGCGAAGCTCAGGCCGGTTTCAGCGTCAATCAGGCAATGCTTGCCGAGATCCTCAAGCTAGGTGCGGATTTGCAGGCGAAACACGGACTGGCACCGGCGAGCGTAGACGGCATCCTTTCGCTGCGCGGTATCATTGATCAAGCGCAAATGGTTGATGACGAAGATGAACGCGGTGGGTTGGAAGTTGCCATCGTCTCCGGCTTTGAGGACACCCTCAAGGCAATCGCCGATGCGCGCAGGCAGGAGGGCAAGGCCCTTTTCACCATTCTTTCCGCCCATGTCGACAGTATCGAACGCTTGACCGAGAACGCCCGCCGCGACCCGTCGCGCGGCACTGACGCGATCAAATCCCGTCTTTCCGGACAAGTGGCCCTGTTGATGGATTCTGCACGCGAACTCGACGAAGCACGGCTCTATCAGGAAGCGGCATTTCTTGCGACCAAGGCTGATATTCAGGAGGAACTTGACCGGCTGGACACCCATGTGGGATCCGCCCGCAAGCTTCTGACCGAAGGCGGTCCTGTCGGGCGCAAGCTCGATTTTCTTTCACAGGAATTTAATCGTGAGGCTAATACACTGTGTTCTAAATCGAATGCAGCGTCTGTCACAGCCATCGGTTTGGAACTGAAGGCGGTCGTGGATCAGTTTCGCGAACAAGTACAAAATCTGGAGTAACAGGTATCATGGCCATCTCTTCGGTTGAAAATGGCGTCGCACGCAGAGGCTTGATGGTAGTGATTTCGTCACCATCCGGGGCCGGTAAATCCACGATTGCCCGGCTGTTGCTGGAAGACAAGAAGATGAACCTCTCGCTGTCGATCAGCGTGACGACGCGCCAGCGCCGCCCGAGCGAGATCGAAGGGGTCCATTACCATTTCAAGACGATCCGGGAATTCGAACGTCTGCGTGACAATGACGAGCTGATCGAATGGGCCGAGGTTCACGGCAATTTCTATGGCACGCTGCGCGAAACGGCTGAAATCGCTCTGGCCGACGGTCAGGACATGCTGTTTGATATCGACTGGCAGGGCGCGGACCAGCTACAGGCAAAAATGCCAGCCGACGTGGTGTCAATTTTCATTCTGCCGCCCACCATGCGAGAGTTGCAACAGCGCTTGAATCGTCGTGCGGAAGATACGGCTGATGTCATCGAGACCCGCCTGCAGAACGCTCGTTTTGAAATCCAGAAATGGGTGAAATACGACTATATCGTCATCAATGAGGATCTCGACCGTTCCTTTACGGCGATCAAGTCGATCATCGAGGCGGAGCGTCTTCGTCGTGACCGCCGTCCGGGCCTGTTCGATTTCGTGACCGGTTTGCTGGAAGAAGATCCAGCGATATAAGTTTTGGAAAGTTGCCTTAACCGTGTCGTTTGCAGGTTCAAAAACCAAGCATTGGTCTAACGTGGAGCTTCTTCACGAGACGGTAAAAAACCCGAATATTCACGTGCGCGGCAGGTGTAGCTATTACAGCAATGCATGGACGGGCTCGTTCGAAGAGAGTGTTGTTCGTTATCTTTATGGCGACGAATACAGTCTGAAGGCCTGGGAGTCCCAGTGGCCTGTCGATCAGCTTTATGTGGGCGATTACGTCTGTATCGGCGCAGAGGCTGTCATCCTGATGGGCGGTAACCATACGCATCGTACGGACTGGTTCAGTCTCTACCCATTTCCCGATGTTATTCTCGATGCCTACAAGGGAAAGGGTGATACGATTATCGGTGATGGGGCGTGGCTTGGAATGCGCGCCATGATTATGCCTGGGATTACTGTTGGAGAAGGCGCAATTATTGCGTCGGGCGCCATCGTTACAAAGGATGTTCCAGCTTACACCATTGTGGCTGGCAACCCTGCAGCCCCAGTTCGATCCCGTTTTCCAGCGACGACTGTCGATACTCTTCTGGGGCTGGGAATCTACAAGTGGGACGAACGTAAATTTGACGCCATGAGAGCGTATCTTTGCGCAGATGATATCAATGCGCTTGTTGCAGCTTCTGCTCACTATGACAAAAATACTGGAACGGCAGAATAATTCCGTTCACGCCAGTCTGATTGTCAGGCGATCTGTGTCGGCTACCAGTTGCCGAAAGGCATCGAGAAACGGCTTTCCGCCGCGTGTTTTCAGGTTGACCAGAGCTTCAACGTTCTTGAACACCAGCTC harbors:
- the fabD gene encoding ACP S-malonyltransferase; the encoded protein is MAVAFTFPGQGSQAVGMGKALAEQFAEARAVFDEVDAALGEKLSATMFEGPEDVLTLTANAQPALMAVSMAVLRVMEARGFSLKEKVSYVAGHSLGEYSALCAAGTFSLADTARLLRIRGNAMQKAVPVGEGAMAAIIGLEHGDVEAICAEAKASGSVQIANDNGGGQLVISGSKAAVELAASLASEKGAKRAIMLPVSAPFHSTLMAPAAEAMREALASVEKHNPVVPLIANVRAAPVTDANEIADLLVEQVTGQVRWRETVEWFAANGVTSLYEVGSGKVLTGLARRISKDVSGAAVGSAEEIEAALAALV
- the fabG gene encoding 3-oxoacyl-[acyl-carrier-protein] reductase; translated protein: MFDLTGRKALVTGATGGLGEAIARALHAQGAIVGLHGTREEKLKELAAELGDRTFIFPANLSDREAVKALGQKAEEEMGGVDILVNNAGITRDGLFVRMSDEDWDAVLNVNLTSVFNLTRELTHPMMRRRNGRIINITSIVGVTGNPGQANYCASKAGLIGFSKSLAQEIASRSVTVNCIAPGFIESAMTDKLNDKQKEAIMSNIPMRRMGIGADIAAAVVYLASDQAGYVTGQTLHVNGGMAMI
- a CDS encoding acyl carrier protein — translated: MSDTAERVKKIVVEHLGVDADKVTEGASFIDDLGADSLDTVELVMAFEEEFGVEIPDDAAETILTVGDAVKFIDKASA
- the fabF gene encoding beta-ketoacyl-ACP synthase II, whose protein sequence is MRRVVITGLGLVSPLASGVEETWKRLIAGESGARRVTEFEVDDLACQIACRIPLGDGTNGTFNPDLHMEPKEQRKVDPFIVYAVGAADQALDDADWHPESDEDQVRTGVLIGSGIGGIEGIVEAGYTLRDKGPRRISPFFIPGRLINLASGHVSIKHKLRGPNHSVVTACATGTHAIGDAARLIAFGDADVMVAGGTESPVSRISLAGFAACKALSTKRNNDPTAASRPYDEDRDGFVMGEGAGVVVLEELEHAVARGAKIYAEVIGYGLSGDAYHITAPTESGEGAERCMVAALKRAEITPDQIDYINAHGTSTMADTIELGAVERVVGDAASKISMSSTKSSIGHLLGAAGAAEAIFSTLAIRDNVAPATLNLDNPAVTTKIDLVPHKARERKIDIALSNSFGFGGTNASLVLRRYS
- the mltG gene encoding endolytic transglycosylase MltG, which encodes MSSEAPSGTPPADEQPKGVAQETNATSKPFVPKSASEALRPEPGTPPPRKRSRHARSQVVVFMNFMLSLVVLVLLGASALFYFGKMQFDAQGPLTAETTFLVKRGAGIAEVSNSLENREIVSDARIFRYGMRTLGHENDLKAGEYAIPAGATMRDVMNILISGKSIMYPLTIPEGLTVKQIFDRISTDPTLVGDMPKDMPPEGALFTDTLNFTRGTTRAEIIDRMITSQKKLVDDAWAKRGPDLPIKDKNEFVTLASIVEKETGIASERPHVASVFVNRLKKGMRIQSDPTIIYGLFGGAGKPSDRPIFKSDIEKPTPYNTYVINGLPPTPIANPGKAALEAVANPLDTEDLYFVADGTGGHVFSKTLQEHNANVRKWRSVEQQKNIEQQNNSGSNANQSSGQSSGQ
- a CDS encoding YicC/YloC family endoribonuclease, giving the protein MALQSMTGFARHAVQHAMEGGEARIVWEVRSVNGKGLDLRLRLPQGLEAAEHPVRSMLARHFSRGNFQASLNVERSEAQAGFSVNQAMLAEILKLGADLQAKHGLAPASVDGILSLRGIIDQAQMVDDEDERGGLEVAIVSGFEDTLKAIADARRQEGKALFTILSAHVDSIERLTENARRDPSRGTDAIKSRLSGQVALLMDSARELDEARLYQEAAFLATKADIQEELDRLDTHVGSARKLLTEGGPVGRKLDFLSQEFNREANTLCSKSNAASVTAIGLELKAVVDQFREQVQNLE
- the gmk gene encoding guanylate kinase — encoded protein: MAISSVENGVARRGLMVVISSPSGAGKSTIARLLLEDKKMNLSLSISVTTRQRRPSEIEGVHYHFKTIREFERLRDNDELIEWAEVHGNFYGTLRETAEIALADGQDMLFDIDWQGADQLQAKMPADVVSIFILPPTMRELQQRLNRRAEDTADVIETRLQNARFEIQKWVKYDYIVINEDLDRSFTAIKSIIEAERLRRDRRPGLFDFVTGLLEEDPAI
- a CDS encoding CatB-related O-acetyltransferase, which codes for MSFAGSKTKHWSNVELLHETVKNPNIHVRGRCSYYSNAWTGSFEESVVRYLYGDEYSLKAWESQWPVDQLYVGDYVCIGAEAVILMGGNHTHRTDWFSLYPFPDVILDAYKGKGDTIIGDGAWLGMRAMIMPGITVGEGAIIASGAIVTKDVPAYTIVAGNPAAPVRSRFPATTVDTLLGLGIYKWDERKFDAMRAYLCADDINALVAASAHYDKNTGTAE